The following are encoded together in the Hoplias malabaricus isolate fHopMal1 chromosome 3, fHopMal1.hap1, whole genome shotgun sequence genome:
- the LOC136691196 gene encoding uncharacterized protein yields MKGKMLICLTLLLVMMSLLTSGLEDQSLTCYTDYIDNLTCEWDISLLKNRPNNLDSCFLSTTCNDEFYPVQTVQGGLLPIETSKPELLKAKLSFQNECLGYVTVSVHLKVECGGRTVAEITEFDLLRNVKLNPPEKPQVDGRNVSWRLGSPQSGKITHCKFEMQFKALDAKWKEVEPVYTEQFDVLLPEERLVQGGRYEVRVRSSPKYVSEFWSEWSPSTQWTSTVGRPPPEETMPWLFPSVTGSAVLVIVAIILLIIFHLHPVTCSLKSPGSNPFDELYFKHDGDFKAWLGPIVAPESFLQVDTEKISPMELCKIQDPDTSSINVEESKRKGFSNSTYFLSQSSKCEELEPLEPCSNQCPYGPPGGGATEEKGLLTKESSLNSDSENESSFSGPLETSSSYKHLQKLRLDVQSPDSGFAAGSDQDSQEESGSEGLPSPPVVDVQPIKDILPCPIPHAPHVAGFPHLLFLSSGQLEWGFQGSNHLEILPPSMSTNVLMPNPGVMDCSGMLEPASEDYMPVRNVQE; encoded by the exons ATGAAGGGGAAGATGCTGATTTGTCTGACACTGCTCCTTGTGATGATGTCACTCCTAACCTCAGGCTTGGAAGATCAAA GTCTGACATGTTACACTGACTACATAGACAACCTCACATGTGAATGGGACATTTCATTGCTGAAGAACAGGCCTAACAACCTGGACAGCTGTTTCCTAAGCACCACATGCAATGA tgAATTTTACCCTGTTCAAACCGTGCAAGGTGGCCTGCTGCCTATTGAAACGTCAAAGCCTGAACTGCTAAAAGCAAAACTCAGTTTCCAAAACGAG TGTTTGGGATATGTTACTGTCTCAGTCCATCTGAAAGTGGAGTGTGGCGGCAGGACTGTGGCAGAGATCACGGAATTTGACCTATTACGGAACG TTAAGTTGAATCCTCCTGAGAAGCCACAGGTTGATGGACGTAATGTGTCCTGGAGGCTTGGCTCACCCCAGTCAGGCAAAATTACACATTGCAAATTTGAAATGCAGTTCAAAGCTTTGGATGCCAAATGGAAG gaggtgGAACCTGTATATACAGAACAATTCGATGTTCTATTGCCAGAAGAGAGGCTGGTCCAAGGAGGGCGGTATGAGGTCAGAGTCAGATCCAGTCCTAAATATGTGTCAGAGTTCTGGAGTGAGTGGAGTCCATCCACTCAGTGGACATCCACCGTGGGCAGACCTCCACCTG aAGAAACAATGCCATGGTTGTTTCCCAGTGTAACTGGGTCTGCTGTACTTGTTATAGTTGCCATCATCTTACTGATAATCTTCCATCTCCATCCAGTCACATG TTCTCTGAAGTCACCGGGGTCTAATCCTTTTGATgagctttattttaaacatgacgGAGATTTTAAG GCATGGCTGGGTCCTATTGTGGCTCCTGAGTCATTTTTGCAGGTTGACACTGAGAAGATCTCTCCCATGGAGCTCTGCAAGATCCAGGACCCTGACACCTCATCCATAAACGTGGAGGAGTCCAAGAGAAAGGGCTTCTCTAACTCCACCTACTTCCTTTCTCAAAGCTCCAAATGCGAAGAACTGGAGCCACTAGAACCTTGCTCAAATCAGTGCCCCTACGGACCACCTGGGGGTGGCGCTACTGAAGAAAAAGGGCTGCTGACCAAGGAGAGTAGCCTTAACAGCGACTCTGAGAACGAGAGCAGCTTTAGCGGCCCTCTGGAGACGTCATCCTCCTACAAACACCTGCAGAAACTTAGATTAGACGTCCAGAGCCCAGACTCCGGCTTTGCAGCAGGAAGTGACCAGGACAGCCAAGAAGAGTCTGGGAGCGAAGGTCTTCCCAGTCCTCCAGTAGTAGATGTTCAGCCCATCAAAGACATTCTGCCATGCCCTATTCCTCATGCTCCGCATGTGGCCGGCTTCCCTCACCTTCTGTTCCTTTCCTCAGGGCAACTTGAGTGGGGATTTCAGGGCAGCAACCACCTTGAAATACTGCCCCCTAGCATGTCCACAAATGTACTGATGCCTAATCCAGGTGTTATGGACTGCTCTGGAATGCTGGAGCCTGCTAGCGAGGACTATATGCCTGTGAGGAACGTCCAGGAATGA